Proteins from one Doryrhamphus excisus isolate RoL2022-K1 chromosome 19, RoL_Dexc_1.0, whole genome shotgun sequence genomic window:
- the il20ra gene encoding interleukin-20 receptor subunit alpha, protein MWTVLLLLNLGAVCYSTGTSPPPSPINVRFSSLNLRNVLQWLPGNATPDGTRFTVQYAFYGDSVEGSKGRRVNWRPVQKCKEIAETWCDLTRETWDVGQSYHGRVRSAVGSEAFSKWAVTRGRFNPKYDTAFGQPLLSVEVKDNNAIVHLKGPIRYQPDDHAPPISMVTLYPHMTYNLSVHNRRRDQVHHFPVTSSPYTYHLRDYDTEYCFSAKARFLSLPFQCQQSELHCLTTIKDPVKEQLQKVVVGIVVPSMCICILMVVGYLLYHYLTGKEHKRPSVLDTPLLPSTTLTFPPERLNPILVSTVTNDLLSDANASYRGLPEKWRQQSNLAVPLSRYAAQRPELPSELSPELPLELERPLDNDSSYGVVGVARRNDSHDHTDTVVSQSYFPQESTQAQLERSTQAQAPSRSPVLDVDIVEQGNFLRSYLTNKPPNGLRIPSEGQTEQDVRTLGKDVQRVHHLSTTHAAPSNVSPDDYGELAVVGLEEDGQDQSLHVNWDPWLRKLVLPGMEVNQERGSEGEEAANKDLSLDNVLFRRASREEAGSLPGDDAGWEVDDIVSKWKLVISLEE, encoded by the exons ATGTGGACTGTTTTGTTACTCCTAAACCTCGGGGCTGTGTGCTACTCTACAG GCACCTCCCCTCCCCCCAGCCCCATTAACGTCAGGTTCTCCTCGTTGAACCTGAGAAACGTTCTCCAGTGGCTCCCTGGAAATGCAACACCGGACGGCACTCGCTTTACCGTGCAGTATGCCTT CTACGGGGACAGCGTGGAGGGCAGCAAAGGGAGGCGGGTCAACTGGAGGCCTGTGCAAAAGTGCAAGGAAATAGCCGAGACGTGGTGCGACCTGACCCGCGAGACATGGGATGTGGGGCAGAGCTACCACGGCAGGGTGCGCTCAGCCGTGGGCTCTGAGGCCTTCTCCAAGTGGGCTGTGACACGCGGGCGATTCAATCCAAAGTATGACA CTGCTTTTGGGCAGCCTCTGCTTTCAGTGGAAGTAAAGGACAACAACGCCATCGTCCATCTGAAAGGTCCAATCAGATACCAGCCAGATGACCATGCCCCACCCATCTCAATGGTAACACTGTACCCCCACATGACCTACAACCTCTCGGTCCACAATAGGCGTCGTGACCAGGTG CATCATTTTCCAGTCACGTCCAGCCCGTACACATACCATCTGAGGGATTATGACACGGAATACTGCTTTTCTGCCAAGGCCAGATTCCTTTCACTGCCCTTTCAGTGCCAGCAGTCAGAGCTTCACTGCCTAACCACCATTAAAG ATCCTGTGAAGGAGCAGCTGCAGAAGGTGGTTGTGGGTATTGTGGTTCCGTCGATGTGCATCTGCATTCTTATGGTGGTAGGATACCTTCTCTATCACTATCTGACAGGGAAAGAACACAAGAGGCCCTCGGTTCTG GACACGCCATTGCTTCCCTCTACGACCCTGACCTTCCCGCCCGAGAGGCTTAACCCCATCCTCGTCAGTACCGTCACAAACGATCTATTATCAGACGCCAACGCATCATACCGTGGACTTCCCGAGAAGTGGAGACAGCAGTCTAATCTTGCCGTCCCGCTATCAAGATACGCCGCACAGCGACCAGAGCTGCCCTCAGAGCTGTCCCCGGAGCTTCCCCTGGAGCTGGAGCGACCCTTGGACAATGACTCCAGTTACGGGGTTGTTGGTGTAGCTCGGAGAAACGACTCACATGATCATACTGATACTGTGGTCTCTCAGTCCTACTTCCCGCAGGAGTCCACCCAAGCACAGTTAGAGAGGAGCACACAGGCACAAGCACCCTCACGTTCTCCTGTGCTTGATGTGGACATCGTAGAACAGGGAAACTTTTTAAGGTCTTATTTGACCAATAAACCTCCAAATGGCCTCAGAATACCCTCAGAAGGACAGACGGAGCAGGACGTGAGGACACTTGGCAAAGACGTTCAAAGAGTACACCACCTCTCTACCACCCACGCCGCACCCTCAAACGTCTCCCCAGATGACTACGGCGAACTCGCAGTGGTGGGATTGGAGGAAGACGGGCAGGACCAGTCGCTCCACGTCAACTGGGATCCATGGTTGAGGAAACTAGTGTTGCCGGGGATGGAGGTCAATCAGGAGAGAGGCAGCGAGGGAGAGGAGGCGGCAAATAAGGACCTGAGTTTGGACAATGTGCTCTTCAGACGAGCCTCCAGGGAGGAGGCGGGGTCACTGCCAGGGGACGATGCAGGCTGGGAGGTGGACGATATTGTCAGCAAATGGAAGTTGGTTATCTCCTTGGAGGAGTAA
- the med23 gene encoding mediator of RNA polymerase II transcription subunit 23 isoform X1 → MALTMETQLQSIFEDVVKTEMVEEAFAGMCMDSPEDERTKLISCLGAFQQYWGTLPQESHEQCVQWIVRFIHSQHSPKRISFLYDCLAMAVETSLLPPRMVCAALISSDNLEWERTQLWALTFKLIRKIIGGVDYKGVRDLLKAVLDKIQSIPITVSSAIVRQLLTAREVVEYILDRNACLLPAYFAVTEIRKLYPEGQLSHWLLGSLISDFVDSFRPTARINSICGRCSLLPVVNNSGAICNSWKLDPTTLRFPLKGMLPFDKDLFEPQTGLLRYVLEQPCSREMVCNMLGLSKQTLNIAQQKQRCPVLEEQLVDLVMYAMERSETEENFDADVGGTSQLLWEHLSSQLIFFVLFQFASFPHMVLSLHQKLAGRGLIKGRDHLMWVLLQFISGSILKNALADFLPVIKLFDLLYPEKECIPVPDINKPQSTHAFAMTCIWIHLNRKAQSSNLQIPIPHSLKLHHEFLQQSLRNKTLGMTDYKIALLCNAYSTNPDCFSLPMGVLVETIYGTQSMRINLPGTNCTALGSFTPLPMNLLDSLTVHAKMSLIHSIATRVIKLAHAKSSVALAPALLETYSRLLVYMEIESLGIKGFIGQLLPNVFKSYAWGILHTLLEMFSYRMHHIQPHYRVQLLSHLHSLAAVPQTNQNQLHLCVESTALRLITALGSSEVQPQFTRFLSDPKTVLSVESEELNRALILTLARATHVTDFFTGSDSIHGTWCKDILQTIMNFTPHNWAAHTLSCFPAPLQAFFKQNNVPQEPRFNLKKNVEEEYRKWKSMTNEEDIITHFSMQGSPPFFLCLLWKMLLETDHINQIGFKVLERIGARALVAHMRTFADFLVYEFSTSPGGPQLNKCIEILNDMVWKYNIVTLDRVILCLAMRSHERNEAQVCYFIIQLLLLKSDDFRNRVNDFVKENSPEHWLQSDWHNKHMSYHMKYPEKLYFEGVAEQLNPPMQVQHQYMPIYFGNVCLRFLPVFDIVIHRFLELIPVSKSLETLLDHLGGLYKFHDRPVTYLYNTLHYYERHLRDRTSLKRKLVHAIMMSLKDNRTPGWCLSETYLKFGMNQRDDNVWTPDDTYYCKLIGRLVDTMAGKSPGPFPNCDWRFNEFPNPAAHALHVTCVELMALAVPGKDVGNALLNVVLKSQPLVPRESITAWMNAIGLVITALPEPYWIVLHDRIVAVMGSPALTSETAWARDPFSLLDFTACHQSYSEISCSYVLALAHAIWHHSSIGQLSLIPKFLSETLKPVVQTEFQLLYVYHLVGPFLQRFQQERTRCMLEIGVAFYEMLQVVDQHCQHLDYMDPICDFLYHIKYMYTGDSVKEQVEKIIMTLRPAMKLRLRFITHSSKIDTSASSAATAPSSLSSSSAVTVSTVPSAITSTPQPSSSSSSSSMATSATAIAVATSSPSSSSSQHAHASM, encoded by the exons ATGGCGCTTACGATGGAAACGCAGCTGCAGAGCATCTTTGAAGATGTTGTG AAAACTGAGATGGTTGAAGAGGCGTTTGCTGG GATGTGTATGGACTCTCCAGAGGATGAGAGAACAAAACTGATCAGTTGTCTCGGAGCCTTCCAGCAATACTGGGGAACTTTACCTCAG GAGTCTCACGAACAGTGCGTGCAGTGGATTGTGCGCTTTATACACAGCCAGCATAGCCCCAAAAGAATCTCCTTCCTCTACGATTGTCTGGCAATGGCTGTAGAGACCAGTCTCTTACCACCCAG GATGGTTTGCGCTGCACTGATCAGCTCCGACAACTTGGAGTGGGAGAGGACGCAGCTGTGGGCCTTGACCTTCAAGCTCATCCGCAAGATCATCGGAGGAGTGGACTACAAG GGTGTTCGAGACCTACTGAAAGCCGTGCTGGACAAAATCCAGAGCATCCCCATCACCGTCAGCTCGGCCATAGTGCGACAGCTGCTGACAGCCCGAGAG GTAGTGGAGTATATCCTAGACAGGAACGCTTGTCTGCTGCCCGCCTACTTTGCTGTCACAGAGATCCGAAAACTCTACCCAGAAGGTCAACTGTCACACTGG CTTCTCGGGAGCTTGATATCAGACTTTGTTGACAGTTTCCGACCCACAGCAAGAATCAACTCCATCTGTG GTCGGTGCAGCCTGTTGCCGGTAGTCAACAACAGCGGCGCCATCTGCAACTCCTGGAAGCTGGACCCCACGACCCTGCGCTTCCCGCTGAAAGGCATGCTGCCCTTCGACAAG GACCTGTTTGAACCGCAGACGGGCTTGCTGCGCTACGTGCTGGAGCAGCCCTGCTCAAGAGAGATGGTGTGCAACATGTTAGGACTCAGCAAACAG ACTCTGAACATTGCTCAG CAAAAGCAGCGCTGTCCCGTGCTGGAGGAGCAGTTGGTGGACCTGGTGATGTACGCCATGGAGCGCTCGGAGACGGAAGAAAACTTTGATGCCGACGTGGGCGGGACCAGCCAGCTTCTGTGGGAGCACCTGTCCTCGCAGCTCATCTTCTTTGTCCTGTTTCAGTTTGCCAGCTTCCCACACATGGTGCTTTCTTTGCACCAAAAG CTTGCAGGTAGAGGTCTTATAAAAGGAAGAGACCACTTGATGTGGGTTCTGCTGCAGTTCATATCGGGAAGCATCCTGAAGAACGCCTTAGCAGACTTCCTGCCAGTCATTAAGCTCTTTGACCTGCTGTACCCTGAAAAAGAG TGCATTCCCGTTCCGGACATCAACAAGCCACAGTCCACTCACGCCTTCGCCATGACCTGCATCTGGATCCATCTGAACCGCAAAGCTCAAAGCTCCAATCTACAGATTCCCATTCCGCATTCCCTGAAGCTGCACCACGA ATTCCTCCAGCAGTCGTTGCGGAACAAAACGCTGGGCATGACCGACTATAAGATCGCTCTTCTGTGCAACGCTTACAGCACCAACCCGGACTGCTTCTCCCTGCCGATGGGCGTTCTGGTGGAGACCATCTACGGAACACAATCCATGCGCATCAACCTGCCGGGTACCAACTGCACGGCGTTGGGCTCCTTCACGCCGCTGCCCATGAACCTGCTGGACTCACTCACCGTGCACGCAAAGATGAG TCTGATCCACAGCATCGCCACGAGGGTCATCAAGTTGGCCCACGCCAAGTCCAGCGTCGCTCTGGCCCCCGCCCTGTTGGAGACGTACAGCAGGCTGCTGGTCTACATGGAGATCGAGTCCTTGGGCATCAAAGGCTTCATCG GCCAGCTGTTGCCCAACGTCTTCAAGTCTTACGCGTGGGGAATCCTCCACACCTTGCTGGAGATGTTCAGCTACAGGATGCACCACATTCAGCCGCACTACCGCGTCCAGTTGCTGAGTCATCTCCACAGTCTGGCCGCCGTGCCACAGACCAACCAGAACCAGCTGCATCTATG CGTGGAGAGCACCGCTTTGCGCTTGATCACAGCGCTGGGCAGCTCGGAGGTGCAGCCGCAGTTCACCCGCTTTCTCAGCGACCCAAAGACGGTGCTGTCAGTCGAGTCGGAAGAGCTGAATCGAGCGCTCATCCTCACCCTGGCCAGAGCCACGCACGTGACCG ATTTCTTCACAGGCTCCGACTCCATCCATGGCACCTGGTGTAAAGACATCCTGCAGACCATCATGAACTTCACCCCTCATAACTGGGCTGCTCACACACTCTCCTGCTTCCCCGCGCCACTTCAG GCCTTCTTCAAACAGAACAACGTCCCCCAGGAGCCGCGCTTCAACCTGAAGAAGAACGTGGAAGAGGagtacaggaagtggaagtccATGACCAACGAGGAGGACATCATCACGCACTTCTCCATGCAGGGCTCGCCGCCGTTCTTCCTGTGTCTGCTGTGGAAGATGCTGCTGGAGACGGACCACATTAACCAGATTGGCTTCAA GGTCTTGGAGCGAATTGGGGCCCGTGCCCTCGTGGCCCACATGCGCACGTTCGCAGACTTCCTGGTCTACGAGTTCTCCACGTCGCCCGGCGGTCCCCAGCTCAACAAGTGCATCGAGATCCTCAACGACATGGTGTGGAAATACAACATCGTCACCTTGGACAGAGTCATCCTGTGTCTG GCGATGCGTAGCCACGAGCGCAACGAGGCGCAGGTGTGCTACTTCATCAtccagctgctgctgctcaagTCGGACGACTTCCGCAACAGAGTCAACGATTTTGTGAAGGAGAACTCGCCCGAACACTGGCTGCAGAGCGACTGGCACAACAAGCACATGAGCTACCACATG AAATACCCAGAGAAACTGTACTTTGAGGGCGTGGCGGAGCAGCTCAACCCCCCCATGCAGGTGCAGCATCAGTACATGCCCATCTACTTTGGCAACGTGTGCCTGCGCTTCCTGCCCGTCTTTGACATCGTCATCCACCGCTTCCTGGAGCTCATCCCCGTCTCCAAATCGCTGGAAACCCTGCTGGACCACCTGGGCGGCCTCTACAAGTTTCACG ACCGTCCTGTGACGTACCTGTACAACACCCTCCACTACTACGAGCGACACCTGAGGGACAGAACCAGCCTGAAGAGGAAGCTGGTGCACGCCATCATGATGTCGCTCAAG GACAACCGGACCCCCGGATGGTGCCTCAGCGAGACCTACCTGAAGTTCGGCATGAACCAAAGAGACGATAATGTTTGGACCCCCGACGACACCTACTACTGCAAGCTGATTGGACGCCTGGTGGACA CCATGGCTGGGAAGTCGCCCGGCCCCTTCCCCAACTGCGACTGGCGCTTCAACGAGTTCCCCAACCCGGCGGCACACGCCCTGCATGTCACCTGCGTGGAGCTGATGGCGCTCGCCGTGCCCGGCAAAGACGTGGGCAACGCTCTCCTCAACGTGGTCCTGAAGAG CCAACCTCTTGTTCCTCGTGAGAGCATCACAGCCTGGATGAACGCCATCGGCCTCGTCATCACCGCCTTGCCG GAGCCGTACTGGATCGTCCTGCACGACCGCATCGTGGCCGTCATGGGCTCGCCGGCGCTGACGTCGGAGACGGCATGGGCGCGCGACCCCTTCTCCCTGCTGGACTTCACGGCGTGCCACCAGAGCTACAGCGAGATCAGCTGCAGCTACGTGTTGGCGCTGGCGCACGCCATCTGGCACCACTCGTCCATCGGGCAGCTGTCACTCATTCCCAA ATTCCTTTCAGAGACGCTGAAGCCGGTGGTCCAGACGGAGTTCCAGCTGCTGTACGTGTACCACCTGGTCGGACCCTTCTTGCAGCGCTTCCAGCAGGAGAGGACACGATGCATGTTGGAG ATTGGCGTGGCCTTCTATGAGATGCTGCAGGTGGTGGACCAACACTGCCAACATCTCGACTACATGGACCCCATCTGTGACTTCCTGTACCACATCAAGTACATGTACACAGGAGACAGCGTCAAGGAGCAG GTGGAGAAAATCATCATGACTCTTCGTCCGGCCATGAAGCTTCGTCTTCGCTTCATCACGCACAGCAGCAAGATCGACACGTCTGCATCGTCAGCGGCGACGGCCCCATCCTCGTTGTCATCTTCGTCGGCCGTCACCGTGTCCACCGTCCCGTCCGCCATCACCTCCACGCCTCAGCCTTCATCGTCGTCTTCATCATCCTCCATGGCGACCTCGGCAACCGCCATCGCCGTGGCCACTTCCtcgccttcctcctcctcctcgcagcATGCGCACGCCTCCATGTAG
- the med23 gene encoding mediator of RNA polymerase II transcription subunit 23 isoform X2 — MALTMETQLQSIFEDVVKTEMVEEAFAGMCMDSPEDERTKLISCLGAFQQYWGTLPQESHEQCVQWIVRFIHSQHSPKRISFLYDCLAMAVETSLLPPRMVCAALISSDNLEWERTQLWALTFKLIRKIIGGVDYKGVRDLLKAVLDKIQSIPITVSSAIVRQLLTAREVVEYILDRNACLLPAYFAVTEIRKLYPEGQLSHWLLGSLISDFVDSFRPTARINSICGRCSLLPVVNNSGAICNSWKLDPTTLRFPLKGMLPFDKDLFEPQTGLLRYVLEQPCSREMVCNMLGLSKQQKQRCPVLEEQLVDLVMYAMERSETEENFDADVGGTSQLLWEHLSSQLIFFVLFQFASFPHMVLSLHQKLAGRGLIKGRDHLMWVLLQFISGSILKNALADFLPVIKLFDLLYPEKECIPVPDINKPQSTHAFAMTCIWIHLNRKAQSSNLQIPIPHSLKLHHEFLQQSLRNKTLGMTDYKIALLCNAYSTNPDCFSLPMGVLVETIYGTQSMRINLPGTNCTALGSFTPLPMNLLDSLTVHAKMSLIHSIATRVIKLAHAKSSVALAPALLETYSRLLVYMEIESLGIKGFIGQLLPNVFKSYAWGILHTLLEMFSYRMHHIQPHYRVQLLSHLHSLAAVPQTNQNQLHLCVESTALRLITALGSSEVQPQFTRFLSDPKTVLSVESEELNRALILTLARATHVTDFFTGSDSIHGTWCKDILQTIMNFTPHNWAAHTLSCFPAPLQAFFKQNNVPQEPRFNLKKNVEEEYRKWKSMTNEEDIITHFSMQGSPPFFLCLLWKMLLETDHINQIGFKVLERIGARALVAHMRTFADFLVYEFSTSPGGPQLNKCIEILNDMVWKYNIVTLDRVILCLAMRSHERNEAQVCYFIIQLLLLKSDDFRNRVNDFVKENSPEHWLQSDWHNKHMSYHMKYPEKLYFEGVAEQLNPPMQVQHQYMPIYFGNVCLRFLPVFDIVIHRFLELIPVSKSLETLLDHLGGLYKFHDRPVTYLYNTLHYYERHLRDRTSLKRKLVHAIMMSLKDNRTPGWCLSETYLKFGMNQRDDNVWTPDDTYYCKLIGRLVDTMAGKSPGPFPNCDWRFNEFPNPAAHALHVTCVELMALAVPGKDVGNALLNVVLKSQPLVPRESITAWMNAIGLVITALPEPYWIVLHDRIVAVMGSPALTSETAWARDPFSLLDFTACHQSYSEISCSYVLALAHAIWHHSSIGQLSLIPKFLSETLKPVVQTEFQLLYVYHLVGPFLQRFQQERTRCMLEIGVAFYEMLQVVDQHCQHLDYMDPICDFLYHIKYMYTGDSVKEQVEKIIMTLRPAMKLRLRFITHSSKIDTSASSAATAPSSLSSSSAVTVSTVPSAITSTPQPSSSSSSSSMATSATAIAVATSSPSSSSSQHAHASM; from the exons ATGGCGCTTACGATGGAAACGCAGCTGCAGAGCATCTTTGAAGATGTTGTG AAAACTGAGATGGTTGAAGAGGCGTTTGCTGG GATGTGTATGGACTCTCCAGAGGATGAGAGAACAAAACTGATCAGTTGTCTCGGAGCCTTCCAGCAATACTGGGGAACTTTACCTCAG GAGTCTCACGAACAGTGCGTGCAGTGGATTGTGCGCTTTATACACAGCCAGCATAGCCCCAAAAGAATCTCCTTCCTCTACGATTGTCTGGCAATGGCTGTAGAGACCAGTCTCTTACCACCCAG GATGGTTTGCGCTGCACTGATCAGCTCCGACAACTTGGAGTGGGAGAGGACGCAGCTGTGGGCCTTGACCTTCAAGCTCATCCGCAAGATCATCGGAGGAGTGGACTACAAG GGTGTTCGAGACCTACTGAAAGCCGTGCTGGACAAAATCCAGAGCATCCCCATCACCGTCAGCTCGGCCATAGTGCGACAGCTGCTGACAGCCCGAGAG GTAGTGGAGTATATCCTAGACAGGAACGCTTGTCTGCTGCCCGCCTACTTTGCTGTCACAGAGATCCGAAAACTCTACCCAGAAGGTCAACTGTCACACTGG CTTCTCGGGAGCTTGATATCAGACTTTGTTGACAGTTTCCGACCCACAGCAAGAATCAACTCCATCTGTG GTCGGTGCAGCCTGTTGCCGGTAGTCAACAACAGCGGCGCCATCTGCAACTCCTGGAAGCTGGACCCCACGACCCTGCGCTTCCCGCTGAAAGGCATGCTGCCCTTCGACAAG GACCTGTTTGAACCGCAGACGGGCTTGCTGCGCTACGTGCTGGAGCAGCCCTGCTCAAGAGAGATGGTGTGCAACATGTTAGGACTCAGCAAACAG CAAAAGCAGCGCTGTCCCGTGCTGGAGGAGCAGTTGGTGGACCTGGTGATGTACGCCATGGAGCGCTCGGAGACGGAAGAAAACTTTGATGCCGACGTGGGCGGGACCAGCCAGCTTCTGTGGGAGCACCTGTCCTCGCAGCTCATCTTCTTTGTCCTGTTTCAGTTTGCCAGCTTCCCACACATGGTGCTTTCTTTGCACCAAAAG CTTGCAGGTAGAGGTCTTATAAAAGGAAGAGACCACTTGATGTGGGTTCTGCTGCAGTTCATATCGGGAAGCATCCTGAAGAACGCCTTAGCAGACTTCCTGCCAGTCATTAAGCTCTTTGACCTGCTGTACCCTGAAAAAGAG TGCATTCCCGTTCCGGACATCAACAAGCCACAGTCCACTCACGCCTTCGCCATGACCTGCATCTGGATCCATCTGAACCGCAAAGCTCAAAGCTCCAATCTACAGATTCCCATTCCGCATTCCCTGAAGCTGCACCACGA ATTCCTCCAGCAGTCGTTGCGGAACAAAACGCTGGGCATGACCGACTATAAGATCGCTCTTCTGTGCAACGCTTACAGCACCAACCCGGACTGCTTCTCCCTGCCGATGGGCGTTCTGGTGGAGACCATCTACGGAACACAATCCATGCGCATCAACCTGCCGGGTACCAACTGCACGGCGTTGGGCTCCTTCACGCCGCTGCCCATGAACCTGCTGGACTCACTCACCGTGCACGCAAAGATGAG TCTGATCCACAGCATCGCCACGAGGGTCATCAAGTTGGCCCACGCCAAGTCCAGCGTCGCTCTGGCCCCCGCCCTGTTGGAGACGTACAGCAGGCTGCTGGTCTACATGGAGATCGAGTCCTTGGGCATCAAAGGCTTCATCG GCCAGCTGTTGCCCAACGTCTTCAAGTCTTACGCGTGGGGAATCCTCCACACCTTGCTGGAGATGTTCAGCTACAGGATGCACCACATTCAGCCGCACTACCGCGTCCAGTTGCTGAGTCATCTCCACAGTCTGGCCGCCGTGCCACAGACCAACCAGAACCAGCTGCATCTATG CGTGGAGAGCACCGCTTTGCGCTTGATCACAGCGCTGGGCAGCTCGGAGGTGCAGCCGCAGTTCACCCGCTTTCTCAGCGACCCAAAGACGGTGCTGTCAGTCGAGTCGGAAGAGCTGAATCGAGCGCTCATCCTCACCCTGGCCAGAGCCACGCACGTGACCG ATTTCTTCACAGGCTCCGACTCCATCCATGGCACCTGGTGTAAAGACATCCTGCAGACCATCATGAACTTCACCCCTCATAACTGGGCTGCTCACACACTCTCCTGCTTCCCCGCGCCACTTCAG GCCTTCTTCAAACAGAACAACGTCCCCCAGGAGCCGCGCTTCAACCTGAAGAAGAACGTGGAAGAGGagtacaggaagtggaagtccATGACCAACGAGGAGGACATCATCACGCACTTCTCCATGCAGGGCTCGCCGCCGTTCTTCCTGTGTCTGCTGTGGAAGATGCTGCTGGAGACGGACCACATTAACCAGATTGGCTTCAA GGTCTTGGAGCGAATTGGGGCCCGTGCCCTCGTGGCCCACATGCGCACGTTCGCAGACTTCCTGGTCTACGAGTTCTCCACGTCGCCCGGCGGTCCCCAGCTCAACAAGTGCATCGAGATCCTCAACGACATGGTGTGGAAATACAACATCGTCACCTTGGACAGAGTCATCCTGTGTCTG GCGATGCGTAGCCACGAGCGCAACGAGGCGCAGGTGTGCTACTTCATCAtccagctgctgctgctcaagTCGGACGACTTCCGCAACAGAGTCAACGATTTTGTGAAGGAGAACTCGCCCGAACACTGGCTGCAGAGCGACTGGCACAACAAGCACATGAGCTACCACATG AAATACCCAGAGAAACTGTACTTTGAGGGCGTGGCGGAGCAGCTCAACCCCCCCATGCAGGTGCAGCATCAGTACATGCCCATCTACTTTGGCAACGTGTGCCTGCGCTTCCTGCCCGTCTTTGACATCGTCATCCACCGCTTCCTGGAGCTCATCCCCGTCTCCAAATCGCTGGAAACCCTGCTGGACCACCTGGGCGGCCTCTACAAGTTTCACG ACCGTCCTGTGACGTACCTGTACAACACCCTCCACTACTACGAGCGACACCTGAGGGACAGAACCAGCCTGAAGAGGAAGCTGGTGCACGCCATCATGATGTCGCTCAAG GACAACCGGACCCCCGGATGGTGCCTCAGCGAGACCTACCTGAAGTTCGGCATGAACCAAAGAGACGATAATGTTTGGACCCCCGACGACACCTACTACTGCAAGCTGATTGGACGCCTGGTGGACA CCATGGCTGGGAAGTCGCCCGGCCCCTTCCCCAACTGCGACTGGCGCTTCAACGAGTTCCCCAACCCGGCGGCACACGCCCTGCATGTCACCTGCGTGGAGCTGATGGCGCTCGCCGTGCCCGGCAAAGACGTGGGCAACGCTCTCCTCAACGTGGTCCTGAAGAG CCAACCTCTTGTTCCTCGTGAGAGCATCACAGCCTGGATGAACGCCATCGGCCTCGTCATCACCGCCTTGCCG GAGCCGTACTGGATCGTCCTGCACGACCGCATCGTGGCCGTCATGGGCTCGCCGGCGCTGACGTCGGAGACGGCATGGGCGCGCGACCCCTTCTCCCTGCTGGACTTCACGGCGTGCCACCAGAGCTACAGCGAGATCAGCTGCAGCTACGTGTTGGCGCTGGCGCACGCCATCTGGCACCACTCGTCCATCGGGCAGCTGTCACTCATTCCCAA ATTCCTTTCAGAGACGCTGAAGCCGGTGGTCCAGACGGAGTTCCAGCTGCTGTACGTGTACCACCTGGTCGGACCCTTCTTGCAGCGCTTCCAGCAGGAGAGGACACGATGCATGTTGGAG ATTGGCGTGGCCTTCTATGAGATGCTGCAGGTGGTGGACCAACACTGCCAACATCTCGACTACATGGACCCCATCTGTGACTTCCTGTACCACATCAAGTACATGTACACAGGAGACAGCGTCAAGGAGCAG GTGGAGAAAATCATCATGACTCTTCGTCCGGCCATGAAGCTTCGTCTTCGCTTCATCACGCACAGCAGCAAGATCGACACGTCTGCATCGTCAGCGGCGACGGCCCCATCCTCGTTGTCATCTTCGTCGGCCGTCACCGTGTCCACCGTCCCGTCCGCCATCACCTCCACGCCTCAGCCTTCATCGTCGTCTTCATCATCCTCCATGGCGACCTCGGCAACCGCCATCGCCGTGGCCACTTCCtcgccttcctcctcctcctcgcagcATGCGCACGCCTCCATGTAG